The proteins below are encoded in one region of Aspergillus nidulans FGSC A4 chromosome III:
- the atrR gene encoding transcription factor atrR (transcript_id=CADANIAT00005880): protein MDGIGEGHGPNGMGYDMPMLMNQHTPIFGAYGPEGSPVTTALPNPSLHDEASMSIGDDNNDAKRRRIARACDMCRKKKIKCDGKMPKCSHCINYKTDCVFTQVEKKRNPPKGAKYIEGLENRLGRMESLLRLSGLLSEDDGKTDLGTLEKRLADRSLSAGGYNATNSPTRFSLPLNGQPSQPASTSRHSTPRVDSHSSPRTAATSPESQKESENEVEGLSDMMCSLVTNNCGETRYIAYIDDNKWMYWKPEIFSDVFARRVFKPLPPKEEALSLFRDFFDNFNCMFPLFHEPTFMHLVEKQYSRDPYEGSGWWASINVVLAISHRLRVMSNLVPQEEDKKAWLYLKNAMGVLTELTMRNTDLLSVQALLGMSLFLQGTPNPQPSFFLVAAAIRLSHSIGLHKRGSGFGLNPVEAEQRKRVFWIAYMLDKDICLRSGRPPVQDDDDMNVELPSEDPPDNIGNVPLFDGKGKFNMFRTLCKFSIIESKVYKRLYSATASKQSDGALLNTIGELDRELEEWKDSIPIDFRPEHEIKATHGPLILHIVVLHFAYYNCLTTIHRMSVHHGYWTSRLSNYAIQGLNARPLNPRVFLSAVLCVTAARASINLIKYIPQGDFACVWLILYYPVSALVTLFANILQNPTDARARSDVKLMNVVVNFLSTLVSDESNGSIKRMLGVCGEFERIAQVVLDKAERESQSKKKRKAGPEEPRDSPQAASTTSTKKNTANTSATMPFSPPPQYGADSQDSSSNAANGATAFTSSQTMPGTSSISDMSGTIPAMPRASQDFTEMLGPNALDGLNFNSQPPLTSTGDVPIAQPFQQPFVPQDLWQMPMTIEWDWADMSTNFPVFDSGPSH from the exons ATGGACGGAATTGGGGAGGGTCACGGTCCGAACGGCATGGGATACGATATGCCCATGCTTATGAATCAACATACTCCCATCTTTGGCGCATACGGCCCCGAGGGCTCGCCGGTCACCACTGCGCTTCCGAATCCCTCGCTCCACGATGAAGCTTCAATGAGCATAGGAgatgataataatgatgCCAAGCGAAGACGGATTGCGAGG GCTTGTGATATGTgccggaagaagaaaatcaaaTGCGATGGAAAAATGCCTAAATGCTCCCACTGTATCAATTACAAAACAGACTGTGTCTTTACTCAGGTTGAGAAAAAGCGCAACCCGCCTAAGGG CGCCAAATATATTGAAGGCCTCGAGAACCGTTTAGGTCGCATGGAGTCTCTGCTTCGTCTTTCCGGTCTACtctctgaagatgatggaaaGACGGACCTTGGGACATTGGAAAAACGACTTGCTGACAGATCTCTTTCAGCCGGTGGCTATAATGCTACCAATAGCCCAACTAGATTCAGTCTGCCACTTAATGGACAACCGTCTCAGCCGGCTAGCACATCACGGCATTCGACACCCAGAGTGGACTCCCATTCTAGCCCCCGAACGGCGGCTACCTCACCAGAGTCGCAGAAAGAGTCGGAGAATGAAGTAGAAGGGTTGTCGGATATGATGTGTTCTTTGGTCACAAATAATTGCGGTGAGACGCGGTATATTG CATACATCGACGATAATAAATGGATGTACTGGAAACCGGAAATTTTCAGTGACGTCTTTGCTCGTCGCGTCTTCAAACCCTTGCCTCCAAAAGAGGAGGCTTTGTCTCTATTTCGAGACTTCTTCGATAACTTTAATTGCATGTTTCCCCTTTTCCACGAACCGACATTCATGCACCTGGTTGAGAAACAATATTCTCGAGACCCTTACGAAGGCTCCGGCTGGTGGGCCAGCATCAATGTGGTGCTTGCCATATCGCATCGTCTACGTGTAATGAGCAACCTCGTccctcaagaagaagacaaaaaagCTTGGCTTTATCTAAAAAATGCCATGGGCGTGCTAACAGAGCTTACGATGCGAAATACTGATCTTTTGAGCGTCCAAGCGCTTCTAGGCATG TCACTATTCCTTCAAGGGACGCCAAATCCACAACCCTCGTTCTTCTTAGTCGCTGCTGCTATTAGATTATCTCACAGTATTGGGCTCCATAAGCGTGGGTCTGGTTTCGGCCTGAATCCTGTAGAAGCAGAGCAACGCAAGAGAGTCTTCTGGATTGCGTATATGCTGGACAAAGA CATTTGTCTCCGATCCGGCAGACCGCCTGTCcaggacgacgacgacatgAACGTCGAGCTGCCGAGTGAAGATCCTCCAGATAATATCGGTAACGTCCCATTGTTCGACGGGAAAGGGAAGTTCAACATGTTTCGCACCTTGTGCAAGTTCTCTATTATTGAGAGCAAGGTGTACAAGCGCCTCTACTCGGCCACAGCTTCCAAACAATCTGATGGCGCCCTCTTGAATACCATCGGCGAGCTCGACAGGGAGCTCGAGGAGTGGAAAGATAGCATTCCTATCGATTTTAGGCCTGAACATGAAATAAAAGCAACACATGGGCCTCTCATATTGCACATCGTCGTGTTGCATTTCGCTTATTACAACTGTTTGACAACAATACACCGGATGTCAGTTCACCATGGGTATTGGACAAGCCGCCTTTCCAACTATGCTATTCAAGGTCTGAATGCGCGACCATTAAATCCGCGAGTGTTCCTATCGGCCGTTTTATGCGTGACTGCTGCCAGAGCGTCCATCAACCTGATCAAATATATCCCCCAAGGTGATTTCGCCTGTGTCTG GTTGATACTTTACTACCCGGTCTCGGCATTGGTGACACTGTTCGCGAACATCCTCCAAAATCCAACAGATGCGCGGGCTCGCTCAGATGTCAAACTTATGAACGTGGTTGTCAATTTTCTCTCTACACTTGTATCTGATGAGTCGAATGGGAGCATCAAGCGCATGCTTGGTGTATGCGGCGAATTCGAGAGAATTGCGCAGGTCGTTCTCGACAAAGCCGAGCGGGAGTCTCaatcaaagaagaaacgGAAAGCTGGACCGGAAGAGCCTAGGGATTCACCACAAGCAGCAAGCACAACTTCAACGAAGAAAAATACAGCCAATACATCGGCTACTATGCCTTTTTCGCCCCCGCCGCAATACGGTGCAGATTCGCAGGATAGTAGCTCTAATGCTGCGAATGGGGCAACGGCTTTCACATCGAGTCAGACAATGCCTGGAACAAGTAGCATCTCTGACATGTCGGGAACTATACCTGCCATGCCCAGGGCTAGCCAAGATTTCACCGAAATGCTTGGTCCCAACGCCCTGGATGGATTGAATTTCAATAGCCAGCCTCCTCTAACGTCTACTGGTGATGTTCCCATTGCGCAGCCATTCCAACAGCCGTTTGTCCCACAAGATCTTTGGCAGATGCCTATGACAATCGAATGGGATTGGGCAGATATGTCTACGAACTTTCCCGTCTTCGATTCAGGTCCGAGTCATTAG